The DNA region ATTGAACCCTCGCACCATTCTGCCTTCGAAAGATTTGTTTCATATGTAAAGTTGGGTTAGGTTCAATTTTGACTTTACAACATTTAAAATCTCATAGGATAATGATTTTAGTTTCTAAAAATTTAGGAGTTAAAATGCATACATGCCATTCTAAATCTTAGTACTGTCAACACAACAGTGTTAATTTTGTGCacaaaatcaaaattaattttcttcctAAGCTAGTATCAATAAAGAGATAATCAAAAGATGAAATGTAGTTCAGAAAATCAAAgtacatttctttcaacttgtTAGTAAATTTTAGGATATCGTAGTAATTATTTATCAGACCTTCATCGAATAAAAAACTTACCTCTGAGGAGGATACGTGCATTCAAACTTTTGTTTATCCGATTTAATCTCAACTATTTTGAAACCTTTTTCCCACAGCGTTCCAGACAAACGCAAAATTTATTATCAATCGacagcaaaacaaaaaaaatgtgtgAATTTCAAATTTCTATATTAATGATGTTTATCATTTACTTTCCTTGCTTGGTTGGTTGAGTTACAATAGACTCCAACTTTTTTAAGATGGCCAgcaaaattattaattaacaaGGTTAATTATTAAATTGACAGAATTACCAAATGTATGAAACTTTTTAAACAATTAACTATACTTCTACTTATTTTCCATCACAGCGAATAAGAAGTTAGTTCTACCATCAAAGGATGTGGTGTAGTGGATGGGGCTGCTCCTCTCTTAACAAAGATCTCGGGTTCGAGCCTAGGTATGAAAAAATCCTTGATAAGGAGCGCTTTCCCGAATGTGCCCTACACGGCGTGAATCCGAATATAGTCAAGCTCCAATGCAGATACCGGACATCGGTgagacacaaaaaaaaaaaaaatagttcttGGGGAGAAAATATAgatattgtaatgatcttaTAGTAGATGAGATTATGAGAACATTATTTTATGGTTAAACATACTTAAATCACCCAAAATATTTCCTCAATATACTAGATATGATGTTGAACATATATAAAGTCATTATCCAATGCTAATATTTCAAAGGAATTTTGTACTGTGAAATATCAAATAATTATACTACTTAGAAAGGATTGAAATTTTATAATTACGGAATATTGACTTAAACTTTTTTAGCTATTACAGAATCCTTATTAAATTATTTGCTCATTTTATGCAAGTATTTGAGCCCAGAGCAAATCTTTTTTATTGAGAACAATAAAGACGATAAGTATTCACTGGTAACAAGATTCAGCAAGTTGAACTATTTAAAATAAACTATAAACGTAATTGTTAGTCATTTTGTGTTAGTAGaaatctagtagctcagttggttggctacttAAATTTTTAACTTGGTGGTGAGAGTTCGAAAAAGAGGATAACTTAAGAGCAACTGTATTGTTGAGAACTAATTAAATCTAGGGTGTGTGTCTGGTatttaggaaaatattttactgaaaacttacttattttttagtgtttgaaaagtaagcagaaaatattattccaaaacattttgaccaatAACATAAAAACTTTTGGAATTACCAAACACGCCATAGATGTTTTTTCCCCCTTTGAAATGCCTTGTTGGTGCCACCAGGActgttaaaaattaaaatagaaggcATGCAACAAGAACATCTACAGACAAAATGAGATTGGATTATATGGGCATGAGCTCAATTTGATTTAAGTGATAAAGGTCTTCTTAGGTTTACTAAACATAGACATTATCCCAGCTCACTAACTGTTATGAAACTTCCATCAGTGTGGGCTATAAAGTTATTGTTACACCATGAAGTCCAGATGAACCCAAAACATGCAAAATGAAACAGAACAtagaacaaaaatgaaaaaaaaggggaagttgGGGTGTACAAACTACAGCAGCATGGAGCTGTTTACTACTAATAGAAACTATTATTTGCTTCATGCATTTGGTATCCGTATCCCACTGACCCCAACTACTTATAGAAAACTGAAAATGACGATCCTCTGCCTGCAGGAACATGTACCACTGAAACAAGACTCTGCTCCTGTACGATCGAGGATATCTATATTTTCCTACTGAGAACCAACAAAAGAATCGAGGCTCGAAAATTTCTGTGCTTGGCTACAGTTTTATCTACAATGACACAATCTGTGGTATCAGCCGGAACCAAAATTCTCAACTCTTTCTAATGTCTCGGCTAATTCAAAGCGGCAGAGTAGAGCTTGCCTTTTACGATGACAACATCATGAATTTGAACCTCCTTGTCAAGAGCTTCAACCAGGATTTTATCTTTTATCCTTTTAAGGACTTATACCAGGAATCTGAGGAACAAGCGGTTTGGGCTCCTTGGTTTTCTCTACCATTAATGCTTGAGTAGTTAGGACCATACCAGCAACAGAGACAGCATTCTGAAGGGCGCATCTTGGAACACGGCAAGGGTCAATAATCCCAGAAGCAAGAAGGTCTTCATATTTTCCAGTCATGGCATTATACCCAATTTGCCAGTCACAACCTCTAACTTTTTCCACAACTATATCTCCATCCACTCCTGCATTTGCAGCTATTAGCTTTGCTGGTGCAAGAAGTGCCTGAAAAAAGTTGTAGACCATTGAATTTTGGAAGTTAGAAAGGCTGTTCATCAGTCCAGAAAGAGTCTTCAAATTCACTTGTCTATAGTGACTTAAGTTAGATTCCTTTTTAAGGGAAAACAAATAGGAGAAAAGAAGCAAAAGATAGTAGTCGGAGAGCAAATAAACATGTacacaacaaaaacaaatgCATAGATGTTTCTTTTTCcaacttgtaaaatgtgaagctCCCAATGTTTGATCCTTTCTTACCTTCTTCTCCATCAGAGAACTATCCAACTAAATGAGTAAGCATGTACAAATTGAAGAACTTTATATGCATTTAAAAAATGGAACCCAGTATGCCATACCATTCCTATTATGTCAGCACCAATCTGCTCATCTGGATCTTGAAAAGATTCTTTTATGAGTGGTACTTGTTCAGAAAGATGAATAAAGGTGGCACCGCCACCAGGCACAATTCCTTCATCCATGGCAGCAAATGTGGCACTTTTTGCATCCTCAATTCTCAGCTTTCGGTCTTCCAGTTCTGTTTCAGTATGTGCTCCTACCTGAATCCATACAGGATCTTATCATAGGAGATCTTTTTTTAAGAGAAACAAATATATAAGTGCAAGGATACATACTTCTAAAAAATGATGGAATATTTTATTTGGAAATATAAAGATAACAAGTGTGAAATTGGCACTCTCGGAAGAGTTAACATCTTGTACTGTTTGGATACGAAGGGTAATCAATTTCTGTTGGATTAGATTTCCACCTCAACGTAATTAGTATGCTAGCTCCCAGGTTAACATTTTCATGTCATCACCCCAGAGCAAACAGATCAAAAGGTGACAGCTACTGGCTGAATGAGGTATTCTTGTTTAATTATTAAAGGGAGGTCATACCTAGCAATTTGAACCATTTTCACTGCTTTAGAAGTCAATTAtacatttaaaatttattcACTTCTAAAATTGCAGCAATCTGAACATAAACGTGAATATATATTAGAATACAACAGATACAACAAGCAGGATAAGGTTCAAATATACTGAACATGGTTGTATAGGAATGTTTGATCTGAAACATTATGCCTTAATTAATACAGACCTTCAATATGGCAACACCACCTGAAAGTTTTGCTATTCTTTGTGAAAGCTTCTCTGACAAATATTTATTATCTGTTTCTGCAAGATCCTTCTTTATCTGCATTATTCTGGCTTGTATTTCAGCTTTAGTGGAGGGGTCAGCCACGATGGTCGTAGAATTgcttgttattgttattttccGAGCAATACCAAGCTGATCAGAGGTTGCACCTTCAAGATTCAGGCCTAAGTCTCCAGAAAGAAAATCAGCACCTAATTGCAATATAATGCCGTTAGATGTGATGGTAAAGGAGATCTTGGCAGATACTTTTCACTTGGGGCAACACTATGTCTTGAGAAGACCATATAACATACGAAAACAATTAATGGTTAAGCCAAACCTCTTTTATGAGCATTGCTAGAGTAAATGTACATTACAGAAAATGCTGATTTTGGCGAACTGTAAAACCAATGCATTTGTGCTGAAGCATTCCAGAAATTGTGTACACATGCACTGTGGATATTATCTACCTTCAAATCTATCCTCAAAATGTTATGTTCACTCACTGGAGAGTTCACAGAATATCAAGACTTTACAAGCTTCCTCTTAATTCACGTGATTAACTCTCTCTTGGTGGTGCTGGAAAGCCGGACCACCCTATACACTAATCCATTTTGACAATTTTTTTGGGTGTGATCTCATGTATTAACCTATTTCGATAATTCAGAATGAAGTATTTGGTTCACCTGTCAACAAGGCAATGTCTTGCAATACCGCTTTCTTTCCTTCTCCAAATCCTGGACATTTCACAACAGCAACATTGAGCATTCCTTGCATCTTGTTAATGACTAGTGTTTCTAGCACTTGGGTTGAAATGTCCTCAGCAAAAATCAGCAAGGGCACACTCAGTTGAGTGGCCTTCTCTAGCAAAGGAACAATTTCTTTGACACTAGAAATCTTTTGATCAGTCACCAGAACTTTGGCATTTTCAAACTCTACTATAGATTTGTCAggattgttgatgaaatgggGTGACATGTACCCCTTGTCAATCTGTAGGAAAAGAATGCCTgaatacaaatcaagaaaataatgaaaacaaatggaagaaaaagaattttACATATGAAATCGTGAAATTAGCTAAAGAACATAAATGGATAACAAGAGTTTAATTCAATTTCTTAGTAGAAATGTGAATCAAACAGCTAAGGTTCTTATGGCACTGTGTTTGAGCTTTGAAATTTGCTTTGAACCTGAAAGGCATGGAAAAGTACAGGAGGGATCATGTTTAACCAACCTAATATCTTATTTTTCGGTGCAGtatgattaattaaatttctgTGAATTTGAAGTCAAAAATTAAGACTTCGAAGACCAGATATTACCTTCATTCCTTCTTCAACCGTGACTGAGGTTTCAGCTGATGAGGAAGACTCGATACATATCACTCCATCAGGACCAATCTTCTTAATTGCCTCAGCGATCAAACTGCCAATGAACTCATCATTACCAGCTGATATTGAAGCTACGGCTGCAAATAGTAAGAAGACAGAGAGATCAATACTTTAATATTCGAAAGTGAGTGAGAAATTTTCTgagtaaaataaatataaggaaTAAAGCAAGTTACCTTTTATATCATCATTTCCTCTAACAGGATAgcttttcttcttcaaagtttTGACTAGCTCTCTTACTGTCTGCTCCATTCCTTTCTTCATAGACACAGGGTTAGCCCCAAAAGTGACAGCTAGCAATCCAGCTTTGATCATCTCACGAGCCAAAACAATTGCAGTAGTTGTACCATCGCCAGCTAAACGGTTGGTCTTAGTTGCGACCTGCAATAGACAAAACATATTGGCCAAGATTAGGAGTTTCTCAAATATTCGACAACCCAAATCACGCTACAGTGTCAGGTTCAAACTAATAACCTCCTGGATAAGTGTCGCTCCTGCATTTTCAATGGAGTCTGGAAGTTCTATGGCTTGAGCTATGGTAACACcatcattaattacttttagtcCCCCAGATTCAGAGAGCACGACATTGCGCCCTGCATAATTTAGTCACGCAATAAGTGCAGCCCCAAAACAAGCAGGCagacaacatatcatatatgctATGTCTAAAAACAAGTTCCTCATACATATCTGATTAATAAGCAAAAGTACAAACCAACTTATTTCTTCCAATCATGTGTTTGAAGGACACTTGTCATAATTCTAAgcaagtatttttcaaaaatggaTTTACAGAACACAACTTTTGGGAAAACAAAagcttttttctctttttctttttgcaatttCATGGGGTAATCTAAAAGATCGCCCTAATACCAATATTAGGAAAAGCATAGACATAAAATTGAACAAAGAACTTGCTTCATATCCTACTTTGTTTCCATGGAAACTAGAGTTTTGTTTCACAAATTAATGTCTCTCAATAAACCGTATGTTCTAGGAGGAGAATTGGATAAAAAGCTctttttcccctataatatgctTCTGTGATCATAACATTGCAAAGGAGTTTCTCTTCCTTTTAGAAGACAAGAGAAGAAGTTATTCTTTAATTTCTGTTAACCATCACAACCAAAAAAGTGGTTCtccttttatttaaatttctttCTTAACCTCTCCTAATTAGTTCGGTTCAGCTCAAAATTAACCAACAACTTTgttctccttttctttcatttgcCATTTGTTCTAAGGTCataaaaggaattaaaatggaAATATAGACCAACATATGTAAATGATACTCCCCTTGTtccaatttgtttgtcttactttcctttttagtacatttaaaaaagaatatctttttccttttctagcaactctttaattccaactttccacctagcatgtttaagaccacaagattaaaagtcattttgatacattctgtctttctttagtttaagatcattcaaaagTCTtaatttagagcctgtttggatgggcttaaaaaaaacagtttataagctgctttagataagctaagccaaacgggcccaattatttttctgggcttattttaagcacaaaatgactttaagctagCCAGctaagctgttttcagcaacttataagccaatccaaacgggttcttactttcttaaactctgtgttaAGTTAAAAcgagacaaacaaattgaataGAAGTgtaagaaatttaaagaaagagGAAACCCATTATACCTCTAGGTCCTAAAGTGACAGAAACAGCATCAGCAAGCTTATTAATACCAGAAAGTAAAGCTTCTCTGCATTCTTTATCAAAAGCTATTCTTTTTGGGCCAGCTCTCACCACcattaacttcttcttcttccctaAACTTTGCCTCAATGCCCAAGAATTACCCCTCCCTTTATCTTCCTGAAaaatccaagttcaagaaaaaaatatttcaagaatCAGCTAAAAACAACAACTTTGCATTTTATCAAAGAGGCAAGACTTGATAGTATTGTGAGAGTTAACATACCGAGAAAGAAAGCTTTAAAGGGGAATAAAAAGGTGATAAGATTGTTAAAGACATCTTTGTAATGGTTTTGCAGTGTGTCTGGATGTTTTTTTTCAAGAGGTTTTAGGGATGAAGAGGAAGAGGGGTTATGTCAGTGCTAAACCTTACACCGGTCCGGtctgagaaaatgacaaaaatggtaccTTATGTTTGGATAGATTTACAATAGTCCTTTATGTATACTTTTAATCAGTTTACATCctccatatttttcaaaagtgaatatatttttatttaattttagtgGTTAGATTTAATGAGGATTTTTGCAATTTCAACATCTAAAACTGCACCAAATACTAGTAATACATCAAAAGATAATACTATAGAAATTACTCTGTGAGAAACTACACCAGACAAAAAAGAAAGtgataaaatggaaaaaattacACCTCTAAATATAAGCTCtgttaaaatttcttttttaacgacattcatcattttttttttaaaaaaaaggacacTAATTGGCCATCAAAAATTTGTTTGGCACGTGTTTGGGCTTAATGCCGCGACTTAGCCGTTCGGCCCAAACTTTTGCCAAACACTAGCCTAGCATCCCGTTCATTACAAAATGATCAGACatttttgtggcgactaaaagCCATCACAAGAtcaaaaagtcgccactaaagatcgacaaaaaaaaacatattgaacgttaaaaaaaatatcccaaaacatgtataataattatataatatgtgtataattagtaagtatacgtTGATTATACGGTTATtaaacacaaattatacaacaatgatatattttctaaacACATATTGTAgggatacattttctata from Lycium ferocissimum isolate CSIRO_LF1 chromosome 2, AGI_CSIRO_Lferr_CH_V1, whole genome shotgun sequence includes:
- the LOC132040802 gene encoding chaperonin 60 subunit alpha 2, chloroplastic-like — its product is MSLTILSPFYSPLKLSFSEDKGRGNSWALRQSLGKKKKLMVVRAGPKRIAFDKECREALLSGINKLADAVSVTLGPRGRNVVLSESGGLKVINDGVTIAQAIELPDSIENAGATLIQEVATKTNRLAGDGTTTAIVLAREMIKAGLLAVTFGANPVSMKKGMEQTVRELVKTLKKKSYPVRGNDDIKAVASISAGNDEFIGSLIAEAIKKIGPDGVICIESSSSAETSVTVEEGMKIDKGYMSPHFINNPDKSIVEFENAKVLVTDQKISSVKEIVPLLEKATQLSVPLLIFAEDISTQVLETLVINKMQGMLNVAVVKCPGFGEGKKAVLQDIALLTGADFLSGDLGLNLEGATSDQLGIARKITITSNSTTIVADPSTKAEIQARIMQIKKDLAETDNKYLSEKLSQRIAKLSGGVAILKVGAHTETELEDRKLRIEDAKSATFAAMDEGIVPGGGATFIHLSEQVPLIKESFQDPDEQIGADIIGMALLAPAKLIAANAGVDGDIVVEKVRGCDWQIGYNAMTGKYEDLLASGIIDPCRVPRCALQNAVSVAGMVLTTQALMVEKTKEPKPLVPQIPGISP